A genomic window from Winogradskyella sp. J14-2 includes:
- a CDS encoding heme-binding domain-containing protein: MIRKSLKRIGLVLLVVLVIAQFFGPEKNEGDIVSVDAFIADTNPPEDVHTILENACFDCHSDHTNYPWYNAITPVNYWLADHVKDGKKHFNVSKWTDYSDKKKDHKLEELAEEVEEGHMPLPSYTWTHSDAKLSKEQIEAIEEWVKMARIKYAFLKDPQ, encoded by the coding sequence ATGATACGAAAATCGCTTAAAAGAATAGGTCTTGTTTTGTTAGTTGTATTGGTGATTGCTCAGTTTTTTGGACCAGAAAAAAATGAAGGAGATATCGTTTCGGTTGATGCCTTTATTGCAGATACAAATCCACCTGAAGATGTCCATACCATTCTAGAGAATGCGTGTTTCGATTGCCATAGCGACCATACAAACTATCCTTGGTATAATGCTATTACGCCAGTAAATTATTGGTTGGCAGATCATGTAAAAGACGGCAAAAAGCACTTTAACGTATCTAAATGGACCGACTATTCAGACAAGAAAAAAGATCACAAACTCGAAGAGTTGGCCGAGGAGGTAGAAGAAGGACACATGCCATTACCAAGCTATACCTGGACGCATAGCGATGCGAAACTTAGCAAAGAACAAATTGAAGCCATAGAAGAGTGGGTGAAAATGGCAAGAATTAAGTATGCATTTTTAAAAGATCCGCAATAG
- a CDS encoding DUF2147 domain-containing protein, whose product MRNNLLLLILILANLQLNAQDILGKWKTIDDETGEPKSVVEIYEKEGKIYGKIVDILTKNRDAICKKCDGENKNQPILGLEIINGLEKDDAIYEGGTILNPENGKVYKCRLKLEEDTDTLQVRGYIAFLYKTQYWKRVIE is encoded by the coding sequence ATGAGAAATAACTTATTACTTTTAATATTAATCCTGGCTAATCTGCAATTAAATGCACAAGATATTTTGGGAAAGTGGAAAACAATTGATGATGAAACTGGTGAGCCTAAATCTGTTGTTGAAATTTATGAGAAAGAAGGTAAGATTTATGGGAAAATAGTAGACATTCTTACTAAAAATAGAGATGCGATTTGTAAAAAATGCGATGGTGAAAACAAAAATCAACCGATTTTGGGACTAGAAATTATAAACGGTCTTGAAAAAGATGACGCTATTTATGAAGGTGGTACAATTCTAAATCCTGAAAACGGAAAAGTGTACAAATGTAGATTAAAGTTAGAAGAAGACACGGATACTTTACAAGTAAGAGGCTACATTGCATTTCTTTATAAAACGCAGTATTGGAAACGGGTTATAGAGTAA
- a CDS encoding YihY/virulence factor BrkB family protein, translating into MTKPIEDKLDKIPVINIVVRFFKQIRLPGFEGLSIYDLLELYVMGIVKGALTTRASAIAFSFFTAIFPFLLFVIILMPYIPIDGFQVEFERFLNDFLPPQTSEFFFANIFENISGGSGAGLLSSVFLLSMLLMANGVNAVFSGFENSYHEQLTRNVFQQYMYALGVALILAVLVLLTVAFFGYTEIYIITPLNDALETEKATAEQWIAVVKYLFFILMVYLATATLYYFGTKEGRHTRFFSIGALLTTLLIILTSYLFGIYIDNFSQYNKLYGSIGALLILLLYLWLNANILLLGYELNASLRRLRKINTYEK; encoded by the coding sequence ATGACAAAACCTATCGAAGATAAACTAGATAAAATTCCTGTAATTAATATAGTGGTTCGCTTTTTTAAGCAAATCCGATTACCAGGTTTTGAGGGTTTATCTATCTACGACTTACTAGAACTCTATGTAATGGGTATTGTAAAGGGTGCATTAACAACAAGAGCCAGTGCCATTGCTTTTAGCTTTTTTACTGCAATATTTCCGTTTTTACTGTTTGTGATAATTTTAATGCCTTACATACCTATAGATGGTTTTCAAGTGGAGTTTGAGCGTTTTCTAAACGATTTTTTACCACCACAAACCTCAGAGTTTTTCTTTGCAAATATTTTTGAAAATATAAGTGGAGGCTCAGGAGCAGGCTTGTTGTCTTCGGTTTTTTTATTATCTATGTTATTGATGGCAAATGGCGTAAATGCTGTGTTTTCTGGTTTTGAAAACTCATACCACGAGCAGTTAACGCGAAATGTATTTCAACAATACATGTACGCGCTTGGTGTAGCACTTATTTTGGCAGTTTTAGTGCTTTTAACTGTAGCTTTCTTTGGGTATACAGAGATCTATATAATAACACCACTAAATGATGCTCTAGAAACCGAAAAAGCAACAGCAGAGCAGTGGATTGCTGTTGTGAAGTATCTTTTTTTTATACTCATGGTCTATCTAGCCACAGCGACCTTATATTACTTTGGTACTAAGGAAGGAAGACATACTAGATTTTTTTCTATAGGTGCATTACTAACTACGTTACTTATTATTCTCACCTCGTATCTCTTTGGTATTTATATTGATAATTTTTCACAATACAATAAATTGTATGGATCCATTGGCGCGCTTTTAATCTTGTTGTTATACTTATGGCTAAATGCTAATATTTTGCTTTTAGGTTATGAGTTAAATGCATCTTTAAGACGTTTAAGAAAAATAAATACTTATGAGAAATAA
- a CDS encoding HPF/RaiA family ribosome-associated protein has product MTVNFQYVNTDVSETLSAFTTEKLEKLADKFEFLISAQVYIKHDDKDHEAGKICNVELSLPGPRIFATSNEASYEMAVNETISDLTRQLKKRKEIFKTH; this is encoded by the coding sequence ATGACGGTAAATTTTCAATATGTAAACACAGATGTAAGTGAAACATTATCAGCGTTTACAACAGAAAAGTTAGAAAAATTAGCAGATAAATTTGAGTTTTTAATTTCAGCTCAGGTTTATATTAAGCATGATGACAAAGACCACGAAGCTGGTAAAATTTGTAATGTAGAATTAAGTCTTCCTGGTCCACGTATTTTTGCAACCTCAAATGAGGCCTCTTACGAAATGGCAGTTAATGAAACTATAAGCGATTTAACACGTCAATTAAAAAAGAGAAAAGAAATATTTAAAACACACTAA
- the nadC gene encoding carboxylating nicotinate-nucleotide diphosphorylase, which produces MISKEQFQTEIDLIIANAIREDVGDGDHSSLACIPASATGKAKLLVKDNGIIAGIEFAKKVFTYVDKDMKIETLIEDGSKVKHGDIAFYVEGFSQSILKAERLVLNAMQRMSAIATKTRKFVDLLEGTGTKILDTRKTTPGIRALEKWAVKIGGGENHRFALYDMIMLKDNHIDFAGGVTKAINLTKQYLKDANRDLKIIVEARDLEEIKEILDCGGVYRILIDNFNYEDTRKAVALIGDQCLTESSGGINEKTVRQYAECGVDYISSGALTHSVYNMDLSLKAV; this is translated from the coding sequence ATGATTTCAAAAGAACAATTCCAAACCGAAATAGATTTAATTATAGCCAATGCCATTAGAGAAGATGTAGGAGATGGCGATCATAGCTCTTTGGCATGCATACCAGCTTCAGCTACTGGGAAAGCTAAACTTTTAGTAAAAGACAACGGTATTATTGCTGGTATTGAATTTGCTAAAAAAGTGTTTACTTACGTGGATAAAGACATGAAAATTGAAACACTTATCGAAGATGGAAGTAAAGTGAAGCATGGCGATATTGCGTTTTATGTAGAAGGATTTTCGCAGTCTATTCTTAAGGCTGAGCGTTTGGTGCTTAATGCTATGCAACGTATGAGTGCTATTGCAACTAAAACCAGAAAGTTTGTGGATTTGTTAGAAGGTACAGGAACTAAAATTTTAGATACTCGAAAAACGACTCCAGGAATTAGAGCGTTAGAGAAATGGGCTGTAAAAATTGGAGGTGGAGAAAACCACAGATTTGCGTTATATGATATGATTATGTTAAAAGACAATCATATCGATTTTGCAGGTGGAGTAACAAAAGCTATTAACTTAACCAAGCAATACTTAAAAGATGCCAATAGAGATTTAAAAATTATTGTTGAAGCACGCGACCTAGAAGAAATTAAAGAGATATTAGATTGTGGTGGTGTATATCGTATTCTTATCGATAATTTTAATTATGAAGACACCAGAAAAGCTGTTGCGCTTATTGGTGACCAGTGCCTTACAGAATCTTCTGGAGGTATTAATGAAAAAACAGTTAGGCAGTATGCTGAGTGTGGTGTAGATTATATTTCATCAGGTGCATTGACACACTCTGTTTATAATATGGATTTAAGTTTAAAAGCTGTCTAG
- a CDS encoding carboxypeptidase-like regulatory domain-containing protein, with the protein MRYLLSILLCFTTVYSYSQDSTATKTPETVKGTIKSSTTQEALSEVNIVNINQVVGTATDDDGKFEIKAKVNDTLHLSYLGYKSIKVRVTNDWLKFGNTEIIMTELALALEEVTVKSLELTGYLEVDIKQVPIRNNNQYRISGLYGKAYEGGKPNIATKVLGAIFNPADFLYNMFGKKPNEMHKLKKIKEDDEIRNQLAKRFDREMLMVLLRVTKYDLDEIVNQCNYSKDFINTANDLQILDAISECYEEYKVIQRSKERKNKKKDKA; encoded by the coding sequence ATGCGATACCTACTCTCTATACTTTTGTGCTTTACTACAGTTTACAGCTATAGTCAAGACAGTACTGCCACAAAAACTCCAGAAACAGTAAAAGGAACCATTAAAAGTTCTACAACGCAAGAAGCTTTAAGCGAGGTTAATATTGTAAACATAAACCAAGTTGTTGGTACAGCAACAGATGATGATGGCAAATTTGAAATTAAAGCCAAAGTTAACGATACATTACATCTTTCTTATTTGGGCTACAAATCTATAAAAGTAAGAGTTACAAACGATTGGTTAAAGTTTGGTAATACCGAGATTATAATGACCGAGTTGGCCTTAGCGCTAGAAGAAGTTACCGTAAAATCCCTAGAACTTACAGGTTACCTAGAGGTAGACATAAAGCAGGTACCTATTAGAAATAATAACCAATACCGTATCTCTGGTTTATATGGTAAAGCCTATGAAGGCGGAAAACCAAATATTGCAACAAAGGTTTTGGGTGCTATTTTTAATCCTGCCGATTTTCTGTACAACATGTTTGGCAAAAAGCCAAACGAAATGCATAAGCTTAAGAAGATTAAGGAAGATGATGAAATTAGAAATCAGCTAGCTAAACGGTTTGATAGAGAGATGCTTATGGTATTGTTACGAGTTACCAAATACGACTTAGATGAGATCGTTAACCAATGTAACTATTCTAAAGACTTTATAAATACTGCAAATGACTTGCAAATTTTAGATGCAATTAGTGAGTGCTACGAAGAATACAAAGTGATTCAACGAAGCAAAGAACGCAAAAACAAAAAGAAAGATAAGGCTTAG
- a CDS encoding TrmH family RNA methyltransferase: MSDLKLLEHLESYLTENRRERFKSVLAQRTKHFTVATEDVYQLHNTSAVIRSCDVFGIQEVNIVEEVNSKRIDREIAMGAQKWVDLNRYHTTKSCIEDLRAKGYQIVATSPHAEDCDLIDFDITKPSCFFFGRETEGLSERVLEEADCFLKIPMVGFTESLNISVSAAIILQYVTSKLRKSKINWQLSEDDYLEKRFDWIKKTLKDYDAIVERYMAAND; this comes from the coding sequence ATGTCAGATTTAAAACTATTAGAACATCTAGAATCCTATCTCACAGAAAATAGAAGAGAACGATTTAAAAGCGTGTTAGCTCAGCGCACCAAACATTTTACCGTGGCTACAGAAGATGTGTATCAGCTACACAATACAAGTGCTGTAATACGCTCTTGCGATGTGTTTGGTATACAAGAAGTAAATATTGTAGAAGAGGTAAATTCTAAACGAATTGACAGGGAAATTGCCATGGGAGCGCAGAAATGGGTAGATTTAAATCGTTATCATACCACAAAATCTTGCATTGAAGATTTAAGGGCTAAAGGTTATCAGATTGTGGCTACAAGTCCGCATGCAGAAGATTGCGACCTTATTGATTTTGATATCACAAAACCATCTTGTTTTTTCTTTGGCAGAGAAACCGAAGGACTATCTGAGCGTGTTTTGGAAGAAGCGGATTGCTTTTTAAAAATTCCTATGGTAGGTTTTACCGAAAGTTTAAATATCTCAGTATCTGCAGCAATTATATTGCAGTACGTAACGTCTAAGTTACGTAAGTCTAAAATTAATTGGCAACTGTCTGAAGACGACTATTTAGAAAAGCGTTTTGATTGGATTAAGAAAACACTAAAAGACTATGATGCTATTGTAGAACGCTACATGGCAGCAAATGATTAA
- the rlmH gene encoding 23S rRNA (pseudouridine(1915)-N(3))-methyltransferase RlmH, whose amino-acid sequence MQIKLIAIGKTDNKNLQTLIEDYKKRLSHYIKFEFEIIPDLKKVKHLSEEQQKEKEGELILSKTQNSDILILLDENGKQMDSVAFSNYLQKHMNSGIKTLIFVIGGPYGFSQEVYERANGKIGLSKMTFSHQMVRLFFIEQLYRGFTILKNEPYHHR is encoded by the coding sequence ATGCAAATAAAACTCATCGCCATAGGCAAAACGGATAATAAAAATCTTCAGACTCTAATTGAAGACTACAAAAAACGACTGAGCCATTATATTAAATTTGAATTTGAGATAATTCCGGATCTTAAAAAAGTGAAGCATCTTTCTGAAGAACAGCAAAAAGAAAAGGAAGGCGAATTAATTCTTTCCAAGACACAAAACTCTGATATTCTGATTTTATTAGATGAAAATGGAAAACAAATGGATTCTGTAGCATTTTCTAACTACCTACAAAAGCACATGAACTCTGGAATAAAAACTTTAATTTTTGTTATTGGAGGTCCTTATGGATTTTCTCAAGAAGTTTACGAAAGAGCCAACGGAAAAATAGGATTGTCTAAAATGACATTTTCGCATCAAATGGTTCGCTTATTTTTTATAGAACAATTATACAGAGGGTTTACAATTTTAAAGAACGAACCTTATCATCATAGATAA
- a CDS encoding DEAD/DEAH box helicase, producing MSTFQNLGLNEDLLNGISDLGFETPSEIQQKAIPVLLAEERDLVALAQTGTGKTAAFGFPMLQKIDINSRTTQGLILSPTRELCLQITNELKLYGKYCKGLNVVAIYGGASVTDQAKQIKKGAQIVVATPGRMKDMISRNLVDISKIQYSVLDEADEMLNMGFYDDITDILSHTPMDKSTWLFSATMPKEVAAIAKKFMSDPIEITVGNKNESTSNVSHEYYLVNGRDRYLALKRLADANPDIFSVIFCRTKRDTQKIAEKLIEDGYSAGALHGDLSQNQRDLVMKSFRNKQIQMLVATDVAARGIDVDDITHVINYQLPDEIETYTHRSGRTGRAGKTGVSMVIVAKSEIRKIKSIERIIKRQFEKKDIPSGMEICEVQLMNLANKIHNTEVNHEIDKYLDSINELFEDTEKDELIKKFFSVEFTRFFNYYKNSKDLSVSESGRSSDDGGRASGTDTRYFINVGRKDGYDWMSLKDFLKEVLELGKDDVFKVDVKDSFSFFNTEKENEEKVLAFFTDFKYNGRFVNVEVSENKGRSGGGRRDRNRGGKRKGNDKPRGDRRSRRSNDSGRQDGRRSEKSSKKGRRSASDRPRRSRRK from the coding sequence ATGAGTACATTCCAAAACCTTGGTCTTAATGAAGACCTTCTTAATGGTATTTCAGATTTAGGATTTGAAACACCAAGTGAAATCCAACAAAAAGCAATTCCAGTATTATTAGCAGAAGAGCGCGACCTAGTAGCGCTTGCACAAACTGGCACAGGAAAAACCGCAGCATTTGGTTTTCCGATGCTTCAAAAAATTGATATCAATAGCAGAACCACGCAAGGGCTTATCCTCTCACCTACCAGAGAATTGTGTTTACAAATCACCAACGAGTTAAAATTGTATGGTAAATACTGTAAAGGCCTAAACGTTGTTGCCATTTATGGTGGTGCAAGCGTAACAGACCAAGCCAAGCAAATTAAAAAAGGTGCACAAATTGTTGTTGCTACTCCGGGTCGTATGAAAGATATGATTAGCCGCAATTTGGTAGATATTTCTAAAATACAATACAGTGTTTTAGATGAAGCCGACGAGATGCTAAACATGGGCTTTTATGACGATATTACAGATATCTTGTCACACACACCAATGGATAAAAGTACGTGGCTATTTTCAGCAACAATGCCAAAAGAAGTGGCTGCAATTGCAAAAAAGTTTATGTCCGACCCAATTGAAATTACCGTGGGTAACAAAAACGAAAGTACAAGTAATGTTTCCCATGAGTATTACTTGGTTAATGGTCGTGATCGTTATTTGGCGTTAAAGCGTTTGGCAGATGCTAATCCTGATATTTTCTCGGTAATTTTCTGTAGAACAAAACGCGATACACAAAAAATTGCCGAAAAGCTTATTGAAGACGGTTACAGTGCTGGTGCATTACATGGAGATTTAAGCCAAAATCAACGTGACTTAGTCATGAAGTCTTTTAGAAACAAGCAAATTCAAATGCTGGTGGCAACGGACGTTGCTGCACGTGGTATTGATGTAGATGATATAACTCACGTTATCAATTACCAATTACCAGACGAAATAGAAACTTACACACACCGTTCTGGCCGTACTGGTAGAGCTGGTAAAACTGGTGTTTCTATGGTTATAGTTGCTAAAAGCGAAATACGAAAAATTAAAAGTATTGAGCGCATTATTAAAAGACAGTTTGAAAAGAAAGATATCCCATCTGGTATGGAAATCTGCGAGGTGCAATTAATGAACTTGGCCAATAAAATTCATAACACAGAAGTTAATCACGAGATTGATAAATACTTAGATAGCATTAACGAACTGTTTGAAGACACTGAAAAAGATGAATTGATTAAAAAGTTCTTTTCGGTTGAGTTTACACGTTTCTTTAACTACTATAAAAACTCTAAAGACCTTTCAGTTTCAGAATCTGGTCGTAGTAGTGATGATGGCGGAAGAGCATCTGGAACAGACACGCGTTACTTTATTAATGTTGGTCGTAAGGATGGTTACGACTGGATGTCTTTAAAGGATTTCTTAAAAGAAGTTTTAGAGCTTGGTAAAGACGATGTCTTTAAAGTTGATGTAAAGGATAGTTTTTCATTTTTCAATACCGAAAAAGAAAACGAAGAGAAAGTCTTAGCATTTTTTACAGACTTTAAGTATAATGGTCGCTTTGTTAATGTAGAGGTTAGCGAAAATAAAGGACGCAGTGGTGGCGGAAGACGCGACAGAAATCGTGGCGGAAAACGAAAAGGTAATGACAAACCTCGTGGTGATAGACGCTCTAGACGCAGTAATGATTCTGGAAGACAAGATGGAAGACGTTCTGAAAAATCATCTAAAAAAGGGAGACGTTCTGCGTCTGACAGACCGCGCAGATCTCGAAGAAAATAA
- a CDS encoding SIR2 family NAD-dependent protein deacylase — translation MKKHIVVLSGAGMSAESGVKTFRDHDGLWEGHDVMKVASPEGFRRNPELVLDFYNQRRRQLKTVEPNQAHRDLAALEKNYKVTIITQNVDDLHERAGSTDVVHLHGELKKIRSTGNPKDIRVWTEDINIGDTCEKGYQLRPHIVWFGEDVPMMDTAIKICYAADILVIIGTSMQVYPAASLMHYVQPDTEIYYIDPKPAVVRNQNIKVIAKPATKGMKDILEVL, via the coding sequence ATGAAAAAACACATTGTTGTATTATCAGGTGCTGGTATGAGTGCTGAAAGTGGTGTTAAAACCTTTAGAGACCATGACGGACTTTGGGAAGGGCACGATGTAATGAAAGTAGCTTCACCAGAAGGTTTTAGACGAAACCCTGAACTCGTTTTAGACTTTTACAACCAAAGACGACGACAGCTTAAAACCGTTGAGCCCAATCAGGCACATAGAGACTTGGCTGCACTTGAAAAAAACTACAAAGTCACCATCATCACCCAAAACGTTGATGATTTGCATGAGCGTGCTGGCAGTACCGACGTAGTACATCTACATGGAGAACTCAAGAAAATACGAAGTACTGGCAATCCAAAAGATATTAGAGTTTGGACAGAAGACATCAACATAGGAGATACCTGCGAGAAAGGTTATCAACTGCGTCCTCATATTGTTTGGTTTGGTGAAGACGTGCCTATGATGGATACGGCCATAAAAATTTGTTATGCGGCAGATATTCTAGTTATTATTGGAACGAGCATGCAAGTATATCCTGCAGCAAGTTTAATGCATTATGTACAACCAGATACTGAAATATATTACATAGACCCAAAACCGGCTGTGGTTCGCAATCAGAATATTAAGGTGATTGCAAAACCAGCAACTAAAGGCATGAAGGATATTCTTGAGGTTTTGTAA
- a CDS encoding non-canonical purine NTP diphosphatase: MQIVFATNNKNKIKEVQSLVPPHIQLLSLKDIGCHEEIPETTGTIEGNAQQKASYVKDNYGYDCFADDTGLEVDALHGEPGVDTAYYAGPQRSAEDNINKLLTNLKNATSRKAQFKTVIALHLNGKIETFTGICRGEITTEKQGDKGFGYDPIFKAEGYTQTFAEISLEEKNKIGHRGRAVQKLINHLNQL, from the coding sequence ATGCAAATTGTATTCGCTACCAACAATAAAAACAAAATTAAAGAAGTACAATCGCTTGTACCACCGCATATTCAACTACTGAGTTTAAAAGACATTGGTTGCCATGAAGAGATTCCAGAAACTACTGGCACAATTGAAGGTAATGCACAACAAAAAGCCAGTTATGTAAAGGACAACTATGGTTACGATTGTTTTGCAGATGATACAGGTTTAGAGGTAGATGCATTACACGGTGAGCCTGGCGTAGACACAGCATATTACGCAGGTCCGCAGCGCAGCGCAGAAGATAATATAAACAAACTACTTACTAATCTTAAAAATGCGACCTCTCGTAAAGCGCAATTTAAAACCGTAATTGCATTGCATCTCAACGGTAAAATAGAAACTTTTACTGGCATCTGCAGAGGTGAAATTACAACAGAAAAACAAGGCGATAAAGGCTTTGGCTACGATCCTATTTTTAAAGCTGAAGGCTATACCCAAACTTTTGCCGAAATTTCTTTAGAAGAAAAAAACAAAATCGGACACCGTGGCAGAGCGGTACAAAAGTTGATAAATCATCTAAATCAATTATAA
- a CDS encoding glycosyltransferase: protein MKNKLLIIGFVWPEPKSSAAGSRMLQLIEQFLNQDFEITFASAAKTSDNTYDLSLLDVRTQSILLNDASFDDFISQLQPDVVLFDRFMVEEQYGWRVAEQCPNALRVLDTEDFHGLRKAREHALKEGVEVTVEHLQNDTTKREIASIYRCDLSLIISEAEIDILTQQFKIDERLLHYLPFLLEPIEEERINNLPTFEERQHFITIGNFLHPPNYDAVLYLKQSIWPLIRPQLPNAELHIYGAYESQKVTQLHKEKDGFLIKGFAECVSDVMQQAKVCLAPLRFGAGLKGKLIDAMQNGTPSVMSSIAAEGMFDNRCKDECHTERSRSVNGFITDDPEAFAQKAVELYTKAEVWKDKQQNGFKVLNHRFDKSNFKDEIAQKIEELRTDLKTHRQKNFIGNILQHQTLQSTKYLSKWIAEKNR from the coding sequence ATGAAAAATAAATTACTAATCATTGGCTTTGTTTGGCCAGAGCCCAAAAGTTCTGCCGCTGGTAGTAGAATGCTGCAACTCATAGAGCAATTTCTTAATCAGGATTTTGAAATTACTTTTGCCTCTGCTGCCAAAACTTCTGATAATACTTACGATTTATCTCTACTCGATGTAAGAACACAAAGCATACTATTGAATGATGCATCTTTTGATGACTTTATTAGCCAACTGCAACCAGATGTTGTGCTTTTTGATCGGTTTATGGTAGAAGAGCAATATGGCTGGCGTGTGGCTGAACAATGCCCAAATGCTTTGCGTGTTTTGGATACTGAAGATTTTCATGGCTTACGAAAGGCTAGGGAACACGCTTTAAAAGAAGGTGTTGAGGTTACGGTTGAGCATTTGCAAAACGATACCACAAAACGCGAAATAGCTAGTATTTATCGTTGCGATTTAAGCTTAATAATCTCTGAAGCTGAAATAGACATTTTAACCCAACAGTTTAAGATTGATGAACGTTTACTCCATTATCTGCCATTTTTGTTAGAACCAATAGAAGAAGAAAGGATAAACAATTTACCAACTTTTGAAGAACGCCAACATTTTATTACCATTGGTAATTTTTTGCATCCACCAAATTATGATGCAGTGTTGTATCTAAAACAATCCATTTGGCCATTAATAAGACCGCAATTGCCAAATGCTGAGTTGCATATTTATGGTGCTTACGAATCGCAAAAAGTAACGCAACTACATAAAGAAAAAGATGGTTTTTTAATAAAAGGGTTTGCAGAGTGTGTAAGCGATGTAATGCAGCAAGCAAAGGTATGTTTAGCTCCATTGCGTTTTGGTGCAGGACTAAAAGGAAAACTCATAGATGCCATGCAAAATGGTACGCCTTCTGTTATGTCTAGCATTGCAGCTGAAGGTATGTTTGATAATAGGTGTAAAGATGAGTGTCACACTGAGCGCAGTCGCAGTGTAAATGGATTCATTACAGATGATCCAGAAGCTTTTGCACAAAAAGCAGTAGAGCTATATACCAAAGCAGAAGTTTGGAAAGACAAACAACAAAACGGTTTTAAGGTTTTGAATCATCGTTTTGATAAATCTAACTTTAAGGATGAGATTGCACAAAAAATAGAAGAGTTAAGAACAGATTTAAAAACCCATCGTCAAAAAAATTTTATTGGTAACATCCTACAACACCAAACTTTGCAAAGTACCAAGTATTTGAGTAAGTGGATTGCCGAGAAGAATAGATGA